The genomic interval TAGAAGGAATCTTTAAATTTGTTCTGATGATATATATGTAAGATAGAAATATTAATGCCAAAGTGAACATTAGAGTAAACACGGCAAAAGAAAACCCCATTATCTCTAGAATTTGGTGTCTGAGCAAGAAATCTGCAACAAGGGAAAATAATCACAGGCAAAATGGTCAATGATATTGGGCCTACAGTAATCAAGCTGTAAGAGCAACATGAGTGCAGGGAAGATAATTAAGAAGGAAATTatccaggaagcaaagacaagCATTGTACAGACTTTTCAATTCATGATGGTCATGTAATGCAGAGGCTTGCAGATGGCAATGTAACGATCATAGGACATAGCAGCCAGAAGGTAAAATTCAGTGACtccaaagagaattaaaaaaaaataactgagctATACAGTCATTAAAGGAAATAGTTTTGTCTCCTGAAATAATGGTGCCCAGGAAATTGGGTATACTGACAGTTGTGAATGAAACTTCTAATAAGGAGAAATTcctgaggaagaaatacatgggggtgtggaggtgggaaTCCAGCAGGGTGAGCATGATGATGGTCAGGTTCCCAGTGATGCTGAGCATGTAGGTGATGAAGAGGAAGACAAAGATCATCACCTGGAGCTTTGGATCATCTGACAATCCCAGGAGGATAAACCCTGTTATTTCTGTACGGTTATGCATTCTTCAGTTgcttacttatttattctttccaaaggtataggagaaagcagaaagaacaaagctGAACTGAGGATTAATCCAAATACAAGTGCTGAGCTGGAATGTTGCTGAAATAGTATGCCATTTCCACTTTCAGGGGACATTTGAAGTCATCTGATagtaagtttttaaatgaaataatatttcaatTCAATTAGTGTcacttaaagaaaaatttctagagaaactgtaaaatgaaatttctatgaaaactaaaaaaaattaaaggattttACTTTTAGTATATCGTAAGTAAACTGTACCATTATAAAGTGTTTCTTCTACTTCTGTGTAtaattttttcttggaaaaacacaaaaaacaatttagttgtagaataaaaattaaaaatttttataataaaatatcacaaggaaCAGTGGCAGAATAACAttagaaatataattataattgcatGAACAATATATTACACAAATATGCTTTAAAttgtaagaaaaggaagaagtgaacAAGGAGAGTGGCATGGCCATGTTGATTGGAGAATGTCactaaaatttcacttttaaacaATGGCCTTTCAATATGCCTCTAAATCATGACACCACATTATTTCATGTACTTGTGAAAAACATGATCTTCCTTACAATCTTCAGGTAAGCTCGCTTGACTTGTTGATTCCTTAGGCTGTAAATAAAGGGGTTCAGCGTGGGAGCTACTGAGGTATTTAGCACAGCAACTCCCTTACTCAAAGACACTCTTTCTCTGGCTATGGGTTTAATGTACATAAAAATACAGCTGCCATAAGAGATGGAGATGACAACCATATGGGAAGAACATGTAGAAAAGGCTTTTGTCCTCTGACTAGTGGAAGGAATCTTTAAAATTGTTCTGATGATATATATGTAAGATAGAAATATTAATGCCAAAGTGAACATTAGAGTAAACACAGCACAAGAAAACCCCATTATCTCTAGGAATTTGGTGTCTGAGCAAGAAATCTGCAACAGGGGAAAATAATCACAGATAAAATGGTCAATGATACTGGACCTACAGTAATCAAGCTGTAAGAGCAACATGAATGCAGGGAAGATGATTAAGAAGGAaatcagccaggaagcaaagacaagCATTGTACAGACTTTTCGATTCATGATGGTCATGTAATGCAGAGGCTTGCAGATGGCAATGTAATGATCATAGGACATGGCAGCCAGAAGGTAAAATTCAGTGACTCCAAAGAGGATTACAAGAAACAACTGAGCTATACGGTCATTAAAGGAAATAGTTTTGTCTCCTGAAATAATGGTGCCCAGGAAATTGGGTATACTGACAGTTGTGAATGAAACTTCTAATAAGGAGAAATTCCTGAGGAAGAAATAGATGGGGGTGTGTAGGTCGGAATCCAGCAGGGTGACCATGATGATGGTCAGGTTCCCAGTGATGCTGAGCATGTAGGTGATGAAGAGGAAGACAAAGATCATCACCTGGAGCTTTGGATCATCTGACAATCCCAGGAGAATAAACCCTGTTATTTCTGTATGGTTACGTATTCTTCAGTTgcttacttatttattctttccaaaggtataggagaaagcagagagaacaAAGTTAACTGAGGATTAATCCAAAAACAAGTGCTGAGCTGGAATGTTGCTGAAAGAGTATGCCATTTCCACTTTCAGGGGACATTTGAAGTCATCTGATAGTAACAAtgatctttaatttctctttttcagagaaaaacattttaattaaggcAGGTTACAAGTATTACAACTACCACAAGAAATAATCTTATCCAAGTTAGAAAGGGTATTGtcaaaaacaaatatacaaataaacataaaaaaagttagtgaggatgtggagggaaAGGAATTCCTATACATTATTGGTGGGAAATAGATTAATACAGCCACTATGAAGAACAGTATCGAGATATTCAATGTCCTAAATATAGAAATACCATTCAATCTGGCTTTACAATTgctgggtatatattcaaagtaatgaaataagaacaaaagaaacacCTACATTTTCTTGCTTATTGTGGCATTATTAACACTAGCTAAGATTGGAAATATGCACATGTGGCCaacaactgaaaaaagaaaatgtgttatatatgcaATACATTATTTTCAGCCATAAAGTAGAATTAAATGCAGTGATTTAcagcaaaatgaatggaaatggaggacactaagttaaatgaaataagtcaaacaCAGAGAAATAAGCACCACATGTTCTAAAAGTGGAAGAATGATTACTAAGGAGTATGAAGCATGCAGATGGGTTGGAGAGAGTGGAAATAGGGAAATAAGATCTGATCAATATGTGTtgtacatacatgaaaatgtaacCCAGGATCCCATTAAAATGTACCATTAACATGTGGACatgaaaatcataaatattttgttatcCCAGAGCTTGAAGTGGTAGGGTAGGGATATGTAATCAGATATTTCTGACTCTAGTACTACATTTTAGAGACATGCCTATGAAGTGTCTTCCCAAATATGATAATTTTTGGTGTCATTGTCCCATCTTTACACAAGCTTCCATTTTTGCAAAAGTTTAAACACAttgaaaattatcaaaatgggaaggatgcattatttttaaaaagtgattgttTTGTCCTTACACACCCATCACCTTTTAAAACATTGAACACATTTTCCAACTCTTGGTATTACTTCATTGGATGTCAGAAATACTGAAGCCATCTCCATGAGCAGTCTCAGATGACCTGGATGAAAGGGTGAGACAATAGAGAAAGCAATgtaaaggagggagggagcgtaacagaaggaagttaataaggtgaatatggttgatgtatttcctataaaagaatgaatatagaatttgtaaatcttgaaatcaccataaataggggactaagatagaaaggaaaaaaaagaggagatgaaccaatttgggttacaatacatatatacatggaaatatcacaagaagtCTCCCTGTTcggctatcttaaataaacaaaaatgtcatcattttacaaaaacagaacaggaaggcaaaacaggtcctttctgggggattggtgccagtgggaagagaaaggatgtggggaaagggtgaacatagtgcaaatattgtatatacatgtatgtagattgaaaaatgagaactctcaaaactatttcaggaatggggtgaggggagtaaaggagaatggtggaggatgTAAAttcatgtattatatatatgatatattgtaagaactcttgcaaatgccacaatgtacccctaccacaacaataacaaacaataatatataaataacataaaaacagAGCAAGGCAAACTGCAAGTCTTAAATCTGATGTGTATTGCATGTGAATCTCCTGTAAAATCTTACTGTACATATGACTCATTTTCTAGACCTTTAGTCCTACTCAATGTAGTGTACtttctaatttaatttatattatttttcatatttgaaaattgctCCAGTAAGAGAAGTAAGCCATCTCCAAGAAAACTTGtgtaatagttttatttatttatttggattttaaaaaataaatattagtgctcatacttttaaaaaataaagtttgagtGATATTGCGTTAGACATGGatataggaaagaatgaagatgTGTAATTTTGAGTACAATCTACTTACTAATTCTGAACAAATCAATCATCTGTGCTTAGTTTCCAAAATATGTAAGTGTAAACTTTGTACTCAATATCATAGGATAATGGTAAGCTTAAATAAATTGATGTATTTGAAACATTAGGAAAAGTACTTGACATTTACTGAAAGTCATGTAGAATGTGTTCAATGGAGAAAATGTTCCCTAAACACTGGTCCTAAACACTTTGGGATTAGCATGGTGCCCCATGTAAGGAGGTTGTGTCTTGGAAAAATagtgttaaatatattatttccaagAGAATTCCAAGAGCAATAATgaaccagaaaaattaaaaaaataggagGGATTACCTGATTGTGCAGTACCAATCACATCAGGCAAGTAATTCTTAGCTTTGTTCTGTCATGCTGACTTCTCCCACCATGTTGAATCTGCCCGCTCACTATTATCATTGCCACCCAACGTGCTCCCCATCCTACTTCTCCCACCTTCAGCCAGAATGTGATCACTACATTTGAGTATGATAGATGTCCAGAGCACATCAACATTTCTACCAATGGTCAGTTTTTTCTATTATCCTTGTTAGAAATAACCTTTTTGAAAGTGATTGTGAAGCTtgtaacacgcacacacacacacttacgcATAAGCTATCTAaagatgcatacacacatatatatgacaaGCATTAGATGCAGTACATTGTAATGACATCTGAAATCACCATTTTCTCTATTTCCAGAACA from Castor canadensis chromosome 8, mCasCan1.hap1v2, whole genome shotgun sequence carries:
- the LOC109680655 gene encoding olfactory receptor 6C1-like, coding for MGSTLGGNDNSERADSTWWEKIRNHTEITGFILLGLSDDPKLQVMIFVFLFITYMLSITGNLTIIMVTLLDSDLHTPIYFFLRNFSLLEVSFTTVSIPNFLGTIISGDKTISFNDRIAQLFLVILFGVTEFYLLAAMSYDHYIAICKPLHYMTIMNRKVCTMLVFASWLISFLIIFPAFMLLLQLDYCRSSIIDHFICDYFPLLQISCSDTKFLEIMGFSCAVFTLMFTLALIFLSYIYIIRTILKIPSTSQRTKAFSTCSSHMVVISISYGSCIFMYIKPIARERVSLSKGVAVLNTSVAPTLNPFIYSLRNQQVKRAYLKIVRKIMFFTST